The sequence AATGTCTTTCGTGGTAACTTTGTAAGCCACGGAATCCACATAGGGGATAATGATATTCAATCCCGGCGGCAGGGTTTTATGAAACTTGCCCAGGCGCTGAACGACATGTTTGCTGCCCTGCGGCACCAGCCTGACACCCAGACCAATAGTAATAACTGTTAGCACCAGCAGTGCAAAAACAACAACTGTTCCTTCCATTTTTTATACTCCTGTTAGATTCCGCTTAGTTGAGCTTAACCACTATCAATGTATTACCGGAAAAATCCTTCACATGCACCCGGTCACCAACACTGACTTCCTGCTCGCAGATAAACTCCCATTCGTCCGACCCCAGCACCGGTGTAGAAAACCGGACTTCACCCCGGCCACCCGCTACAGGTGCCCGAATAACCTGACCTGCCTCACCAATGGCGGCATCTCGCGCTACACCGGCATTGGTTTTGTCAATCATTTTGGGTTTGAAATATTTGAACCAGAATATCGTGAAAGCGCAGGACGCGATAATCCAGACGGCCAACTGACCACCCAGCACCATACCGGGAAACAGCCACAGCACAATACCCACCACCACAGCACCCAGCCCAAACCAGAACACGGTAAAACTGGGAAGAAAAATTTCCACCACCACCAGCGCTATGCCAAGCACAAGCCAATGCCAATATGCGATATCAAATTCCATTGTTGTATTCCCTTAGCTGTGTGTGGTGATCATAAATTGTGTGGTTGATTGCATTATTCAGAGCGGAGCAATTTATCGATCCTGATTTCTGCCAGAGGGGATGCTTTTGAGAATATGTGTAATCAGCGGCACCATCAACAGCAACCCGACCACAAAATAAACTACGCCTTCAATACCACCCTCGCCCATCATGTTGAGTACACCTACAGCGACCAAAAGCGCACCAACGAGGTCCAGAACAATCAGTTTAGGCGGGATTTTCAATTTGCTTCCTGTCATATTTGTCCAGTATTTACTCCGCAATCCACAACAACTTTATACGCTTTTTTAACAGTAAACCAGCGAACAGACACAACACCCCGTCAGTAATCCCCAAGTTCCAGAGCCATCATAATGGCGTCCTCACGCCCATGCGCGGTCGGGTAGTAGTTCTCTCGGATGCACAACTCTGCAAATCCGGCATTCTGGTAAAGTCGAATAGCGGGGAAATTGGATACCCTCACTTCAAGATATAACCGCTCTGCGGTTTCCGACACCTGTTCTATCAACCGTGCCAGCAAATATGTACCAAGACCTTTGTTATGGTAATCAGGATCAATGGCAATATTAAGAATTTCAGACTCAGGGCCAATAAGGGTGTAAATCATAAAGCCGATTACAGCTTGATCTTCTACCATGACATAACTGTGATGCCGTTGCTGGCTTTCATAAAACTGGATTTCACGCCAAGGGTGAGGTGACACCGCCTGCTCTATGCGGGCAGCAGATACTACGTCATCCGGCTCCATCGCCCTGATTTGATGACTGAATGGCAAACTACACATCCAGCAAGAACCGAATCGCCTGCCAGGTATCCGCTTTACATGCCGGGGCGTCAAGCATGTTTTGCAGGCTATGGGTTAGCACCGCTTTTGCACCACCTGAAAGCTCACGGTGAGAGCCCACAGTAAAATTGGCGCCCGCTTCACCAATACCCGTTTCACCAATATACATGGCGGCCATTTCACCCATCAATAATACCCAGCAGACACCACGCTGTTTGATACGGGCATCAAGAAACACCGACAACAATGCTCTGGCTCCTGCTTCAGTAGACTGACTATTGGCAGACACCGGCCAGTCGATCAGTTCAGCCTGTGCAATCGTATCTGGCATTCGCTTAATGGATCGCAGAATGTTGACCAGCAATTGCGTGCGTTCAGCACCAGGCTGCTCTCCCGGTTCAAGGCTGTCAATGACCAGCAGATCATCACTTGGCTGCCAGCAGGCAAGACGAAACCGCGCTGCAGGCGTCGCTTGTGTTATAGCAGAGGAATCTGTCACCGTAACCGGCGCTGCCGGTTTCTCCGTCTCAGATGTATTCAGATCAATCGTGATTCTGGGTCCGGGTTTGCGCTTGCTGTACACCTGTTGATCGCCGGGCTCAACTGAAGTATCCGCTTCAACCTTGATCGCGGGCGACTGGCTGGCTGCCAGAACAGAGGCTGACTCTCTGGGAATATATTGCGTAATACCCAGAACAGACAAATACCAGTTGTGCAGTT is a genomic window of Pseudomonadales bacterium containing:
- a CDS encoding NfeD family protein; this encodes MEFDIAYWHWLVLGIALVVVEIFLPSFTVFWFGLGAVVVGIVLWLFPGMVLGGQLAVWIIASCAFTIFWFKYFKPKMIDKTNAGVARDAAIGEAGQVIRAPVAGGRGEVRFSTPVLGSDEWEFICEQEVSVGDRVHVKDFSGNTLIVVKLN
- the rimI gene encoding ribosomal protein S18-alanine N-acetyltransferase, which encodes MPFSHQIRAMEPDDVVSAARIEQAVSPHPWREIQFYESQQRHHSYVMVEDQAVIGFMIYTLIGPESEILNIAIDPDYHNKGLGTYLLARLIEQVSETAERLYLEVRVSNFPAIRLYQNAGFAELCIRENYYPTAHGREDAIMMALELGDY